One window of Amaranthus tricolor cultivar Red isolate AtriRed21 chromosome 13, ASM2621246v1, whole genome shotgun sequence genomic DNA carries:
- the LOC130797880 gene encoding uncharacterized protein LOC130797880, producing the protein MDSTKSWFQKFQPRDKLRSASKKKDSGMGGKDESAPTSDEDTPSNVTQQRVAAAKQYIEKHYKEQMKNLQERRERRSILERKLADADVSEEDQNNLLKFLEKKETEYMRLQRHKMGADDFELLTMIGKGAFGEVRVCREKTTGSVYAMKKLKKSEMLRRGQVEHVKAERNLLAEVDSNCIVKLYCSFQDEEYLYLIMEYLPGGDMMTLLMRKDTLTEDEARFYVAETVLAIESIHKHNYIHRDIKPDNLLLDKFGHLRLSDFGLCKPLDCSTLEEKDFEVQSGSGGSAADDGSTKPRRTQQEQLQHWQKNRRMLAFSTVGTPDYIAPEVLLKKGYGMECDWWSLGAIMFEMLVGYPPFYSDDPMTTCRKIVNWKTHLKFPEEARISPEAKDLISKLLCNVNQRLGLNGADELKVHPWFNGIDWERIYQMEAAFIPEVNDELDTQNFEKFDEADYQSQSASKTGPWRKMLSFKDLNFVGYTYKNFEIVNDYQVPGIAELKKKDNKPKRPSVKSLFEDESSDSSESTSNGDQSVQGSFLNLLPPQLEVSQVQTDGLSSKS; encoded by the exons ATGGATTCAACCAAGAGTTGGTTTCAAAAATTTCAGCCACGTGATAAGTTGCGGTCCGCATCCAAAAAGAAGGATTCTGGGATGGGGGGCAAGGATGAGTCCGCGCCAACATCAGACGAAGATACACCCTCAAATGTCACACAGCAGAGGGTTGCAGCAGCAAAGCAATATATTGAGAAACATTACAAGGAGCAAATGAAGAATTTACAAGAGAGGAGGGAACG ACGTAGTATATTGGAGAGGAAGTTGGCTGATGCTGATGTGTCTGAGGAAGACCAGAACAATCTATTGAAGTTTTTGGAGAAGAAAGAGACAGAGTATATGCGACTTCAAAGGCATAAAATGGGTGCCGATGATTTTGAGCTGTTGACAATGATTGGGAAGGGTGCTTTTGGTGAG GTCAGGGTTTGTAGGGAAAAAACTACAGGAAGTGTATATGCTATGAAAAAGCTCAAAAAATCAGAGATGCTTCGACGTGGACAG gttgaACATGTAAAAGCCGAAAGGAATCTCCTTGCAGAAGTTGACAGCAATTGCATTGTTAAGCTTTATTGTTCTTTCCAAGATGAGGAGTACTTGTATCTCATCATGGAGTATCTTCCTGGTGGGGATATGATGACTTTACTCATGAGAAAGGATACATTGACCGAGGACGAGGCAAGATTTTATGTTGCAGAGACGGTTTTGGCTATTGAATCTATCCACAAACATAACTACATTCATAG AGATATTAAACCTGATAATCTGCTGCTTGATAAATTTGGACACTTGAGACTGTCAGACTTTGGACTTTGTAAGCCATTAGATTGTAGTACTCTTGAAGAAAAGGATTTTGAAGTTCAGAGTGGAAGTGGAGGTTCAGCAGCTGATGATGGCTCTACAAAACCGAGACGTACTCAACAAGAGCAACTTCAGCATTGGCAGAAGAACCGACGAATGCTT GCTTTTTCTACAGTTGGTACACCCGATTATATTGCACCAGAAGTTCTATTGAAGAAGGGTTATGGAATGGAATGTGATTG GTGGTCACTTGGAGCAATAATGTTCGAAATGCTTGTAGGATATCCACCTTTTTACTCAGATGATCCCATGACAACATGTAGGAAG ATAGTGAACTGGAAGACTCATTTAAAGTTTCCTGAGGAAGCAAGGATATCTCCAGAAGCCAAAGATCTTATTAGTAAACTGTTGTGCAATGTTAATCAGAGACTTGGGTTAAATGGTGCTGATGAATTAAAG GTTCACCCTTGGTTTAATGGCATTGATTGGGAGAGGATATACCAAATGGAAGCTGCTTTCATCCCTGAGGTCAACGATGAGTTAGACACTCAGAATTTTGAGAAGTTTGACGAG GCTGATTATCAATCTCAATCAGCATCTAAAACAGGTCCATGGAGAAAG ATGCTTTCATTCAAGGACTTGAATTTTGTGGGCTACACTTACAAGAACTTTGAAATTGTGAATGATTATCAAGTTCCAGGCATTG CTGAACTGAAGAAGAAGGACAACAAACCTAAGAGACCATCAGTTAAGTCACTCTTTG AGGACGAGTCATCTGACTCATCAGAGTCAACATCTAATGGTGATCAATCTGTTCAAGGGAGTTTCTTGAATCTTTTGCCTCCCCAATTAGAAGTGTCTCAGGTTCAAACCGATGGTCTATCATCAAAATCTTAA
- the LOC130798160 gene encoding E3 ubiquitin-protein ligase HAKAI homolog, with product MLQIRLNKGASLDNGTGVKLSPGEIVTVACPDHLVLADLPVAKGLGSATSASIVKIVGRRSRRQLAERVHFCVRCDFPIAIYGRLSPCEHAFCLDCARSDSICYLCDDRIQKIQIIKMMEGIFICAAPHCLKSFLKKSEFESHIHESHANLLQPNMKGETSEPEGSGTKQSSTLDTTLRGPPRSGLPPSSTHQLNDREDKNWRQHPRDQPPVRPSMQSKPPPFYGQSHPSDPQSDNHPMGLDGSSQTRMQQQIDSQGGMQQDFGQFSDKQIGNLPDPHREYPPPMFPQPPPNFQMPGNANPMMMGPPPFGFPPFPSDGAPPFYGAQVPYEIARSDSNGKGGSDQGSMGFAPGPGGPVNFSDGYPRPWNGGPPNVPFEAVQGGQGLMGAPQGMPPPPPPPGPPPPHLVQQKHGYFPGDTSNDGKSYGWQSDRRDSFGSSQD from the exons ATGCTTCAAATTCGACTTAATAAAGGTGCTTCTTTGGATAATGGGACCGGAGTTAAATTGTCTCCGGGGGAGATTGTAACTGTAGCATGTCCTGATCATCTTGTTCTTGCTGATCTTCCTGTTGCAAAGGGTCTTGGTTCTGCAACTTCTGCTTCTATTGTTAAGATTGTTGGTCGTAGATCACGTCGACAGCTTGCTGAGCGGGTTCATTTTTGTGTTCGTTGTGATTTTCCTATTGCAATTTACGGTCGCCTG AGTCCATGTGAGCATGCGTTCTGTCTTGATTGTGCTAGGAGTGATTCTATCTGCTATCT TTGTGATGACCGTATCCAGAAGATACAAATAATCAAAATGATGGAGGGAATCTTCATTTGTGCTGCTCCTCACTGCCTCAAATCCTTTTTGAAGAAATCTGAATTTGAGTCTCACATACATGAAAGTCATGCCAACTTGCTTCAGCCGAACATGAAGGGAGAAACGAGTGAACCTGAAGGATCAGGCACTAAGCAGTCTTCAACTTTAGATACAACACTTCGAGGTCCACCAAGGTCAGGTTTACCTCCCAGTTCAACTCATCAGCTAAATGATCGTGAGGATAAAAATTGGCGCCAGCATCCTAGAGACCAGCCTCCAGTAAGACCATCAATGCAGTCAAAGCCACCACCGTTTTACGGGCAATCCCATCCGTCTGACCCACAATCGGACAACCATCCAATGGGCCTTGATGGGTCAAGCCAAACTCGAATGCAGCAGCAAATTGATAGCCAGGGTGGAATGCAGCAGGACTTCGGACAGTTTTCAGACAAACAGATAGGAAATCTGCCTGATCCTCATCGTGAGTACCCACCACCAATGTTTCCCCAGCCGCCACCTAATTTCCAGATGCCTGGTAATGCGAACCCTATGATGATGGGCCCACCTCCATTTGGCTTCCCTCCTTTCCCATCTGATGGAGCCCCACCTTTTTATGGCGCACAAGTTCCCTATGAGATAGCACGATCAGACTCAAACGGGAAAGGTGGATCTGATCAAGGGTCAATGGGTTTTGCTCCGGGACCTGGTGGACCTGTCAATTTCTCTGATGGTTATCCTCGTCCTTGGAACGGGGGACCCCCAAATGTTCCTTTTGAAGCTGTCCAAGGTGGGCAAGGTTTGATGGGAGCACCACAAGGTATGCCGCCTCCCCCACCTCCTCCGGGGCCACCACCTCCTCACTTGGTGCAACAGAAACATGGCTACTTTCCAGGTGACACAAGTAACGATGGAAAGAGCTACGGATGGCAATCAGACAGACGCGATAGCTTTGGAAGTAGCCAAGACTAG
- the LOC130798332 gene encoding biotin carboxyl carrier protein of acetyl-CoA carboxylase, chloroplastic-like produces the protein MAALPASSSPTISESPTCNFLPIQQNHYHPLSKVSYGFTSKPKFGLFSKNLSGRILTVKAQLNKVALDGSNHAPSPSHEKSGLPAQEKKNDEPSSESSPAASVSEERVSEFLSQVAGLVKLVDSRDIVELQLKQLDCEILIRKKEAIPQPQIPNPTHVVGMQSPPPVAPSPAPASSPATPRPALPAPAPAAMSAKPSLPPLKSPMSGTFYRSPAPGEPAFVKVGDKVKKGQVICIIEAMKLMNEIEADQSGTIIEILAEDGKPVSLDTPLLVIQP, from the exons ATGGCGGCATTGCCAGCTTCTTCTTCTCCTACAATTTCGGAATCACCCACTTGCAATTTTCTTCCTATTCAACAAAATCATTACCACCCGCTTTCTAAGGTTTCATATGGTTTTACTTCCAAGCCTAAATTTGGCCTTTTTTCCAAG AATCTTTCAGGCCGCATTCTCACAGTGAAGGCTCAATTAAACAAG GTTGCTTTGGATGGTTCAAATCATGCTCCATCACCTTCGCACGAAAAATCTGGGTTACCAGCCCAAGAAAAGAAGAATGATGAGCCGTCAAGTGAATCTTCTCCTGCAGCATCAGTGTCTGAAGAACGAGTCTCCGAATTTTTGAGCCAAGTTGCTGGTCTTGTCAA ACTTGTGGATTCTAGAGACATTGTAGAGTTGCAATTAAAACAACTGGACTGTGAGATATTGATCCGCAAGAAGGAAGCTATTCCTCAACCACAAATTCCTAATCCTACACATGTTGTTGGGATGCAATCACCACCTCCGGTAGCGCCTTCCCCAGCTCCCGCTTCTTCACCAGCCACTCCTCGTCCTGCGTTACCTGCCCCGGCGCCTGCTGCCATGTCAGCTAAGCCATCACTCCCACCTCTCAAGAGCCCTATGTCAGGCACATTCTACCGTAGTCCAGCTCCTGGCGAGCCAGCTTTTGTGAAG GTTGGAGATAAAGTTAAGAAAGGACAAGTCATATGCATTATCGAGGCTATGAAGTTGATGAATGAAATCGAG GCGGATCAATCGGGAACTATAATCGAAATCCTTGCTGAAGATGGGAAACCTGTCAGCCTTGATACG CCTCTTCTTGTGATCCAGCCTTAG
- the LOC130797969 gene encoding germin-like protein subfamily 1 member 17, with amino-acid sequence MGALKFLAFLAFLALASYGVVATDPTQLQDFCIGTNDPYNALFVNGMFCKNPVAAKAEDFLFQGLDKAGDTNNMVRSNVTLVSAVQLAGLNTLGISLARIDFAPYGLNPPHTHPRATEILTVIDGTLHVGFVTSNLANGDNKLFTKVLNKGDVFVFPQGLIHFQFNIGNTPAVAIAGLSSQNPGTVTIAKAVFGANPPISVDVLSKAFQLDAGIVKKLQSQFWMSP; translated from the exons ATGGGAGCTCTTAAATTCCTTGCCTTCCTTGCTTTCTTAGCTTTGGCTTCCTATGGAGTTGTTGCAACTGATCCTACTCAACTTCAAGATTTCTGTATCGGAACTAACGATCCATACAATGCAT tGTTTGTGAACGGCATGTTTTGCAAGAATCCAGTGGCCGCAAAAGCAGAAGATTTCTTGTTCCAGGGGCTGGACAAGGCCGGAGACACAAACAACATGGTGCGCTCCAATGTAACATTAGTATCGGCTGTGCAGCTCGCAGGGCTTAACACACTCGGCATTTCACTGGCCAGGATCGACTTTGCACCTTACGGTCTTAATCCTCCCCACACTCACCCTCGTGCGACCGAGATCCTTACAGTCATCGACGGAACTCTTCATGTCGGGTTCGTAACCTCAAATCTGGCCAACGGAGACAACAAGTTGTTCACTAAGGTGCTTAACAAAGGAGATGTGTTTGTGTTCCCACAAGGTCTTATCCATTTTCAGTTCAATATTGGAAATACTCCTGCTGTTGCTATTGCTGGTTTAAGCAGCCAAAACCCAGGAACTGTCACCATTGCTAAAGCTGTTTTCGGTGCTAATCCTCCCATCTCTGTGGATGTTTTGAGCAAGGCTTTTCAGCTTGATGCTGGAATTGTTAAGAAGCTTCAATCTCAATTCTGGATGAGCCCttga